The Equus przewalskii isolate Varuska chromosome 4, EquPr2, whole genome shotgun sequence region CTCACAGATGACCTTGGGTCTGGGCTGACTGCCGCTAAACTTGCCCCATGGGCTCCTTGTGTGCTTTTTCTGGCTTCCTTATTTCTTCAGGGAGGAATGTTCTGGGAGCTTTGGCCTTAGGTGTGATACCCATTTGGGGTCAGCCAACGTTTGCCCTTCGAGAAGCCTTATGGAAACACCAGGCACACAGGTCATAAATCCCTATGCCAGCGCCCATACAGACATTActaacagagctgggattctcTGATTACCCAGTCTATGTGCCCCCTGGGTCCATATGGTAGCTGGAGCTATtgtaaacagtttttaaaaactgtgttctgacaagtggaaggagagaaatggcTGTTTGTCCATGTTGGGATCTCAGCTGGTGGGAAAGCAGCATATCCCTTGAGGTGAGGCAATGCTCATTGTGGGAAACAGCATAAGAAATTGTAGGGGAGGGGACCTGACCCCAGACATTTGCGCCTCCTGGTTGGGTGGCCAGTGTCTGTTTCCAGGGCACGTCCCCCCACACAGCTTTGTTGGGTTGAAGGCACTcatcctctctccccagctggTCAATGTCCTCAGGGGCTGTGCCTGATCTCCTATGTGGTTGTGGCCCCCACATCTTCCACACGGAGCTGGGTTCCCCGGCCTTGCCCCTGAAATCTTCCCTTGCTCTGACCTGGCTTCACCTGAGGCTGTGCCATCTGCTCGTGAGGCCAGAGAAGTGGGTTGCTGCCTCCTACCTCCTTGTCAGGGTTCTTAATCTGGGATCCAGGCATCCCTCCCTAGGTGCAGGACTGCAGGGGTGGGCAAGAAGCCCCTGAACTTGGATGGAAATCGCTGTAAGGGCTGAGTTCCTCCACACCCCTGACAGCCCATTCCTATGGATTACAcatacaatttaataaaatttgaaaggaatctctcccctccctgctccacctctgcctgcctcccaagTTGCCCTTGGGAGGGGACAGGAGCTTACATGGGGGCTCCTACCCCCAGCAGAGAAGTCATCCTGCCCTGAGGACAGTTTTGCACCTGCTCCTCTCACTAATGAGGGGGTTCCCAAAGTGCGGTCCCTCCTCAGAGTCGGGCTTGTCTGGACCTGGGAGGTTAGCTGGATGTCTGAATGAAGGCTGGTGACAGTTTGCAGAGCTGCCAGGCCAAGGCTCCAGAGAGAGGGTAGGATGGGTTGGCTAGGCACACTCACGACCCTTCTGAGGCCGGAGATGGAGAGGGTCCCCGAGGCCAGAGTCCGCAGCTTAGCTCTCTATTAGGGTTCCCGGTCACCTCCAGTGGGCTTGATGGCATCTCCCCTCCTGGTCCTGGCTGACTTGGGGGCGGTGCCACGGACGAAGCGAGACAGGGGTGTCGGCCCCCTCGGACCCGCACCCTCAGGACCTCCCATTTCCCCGACCCTCCTTCCCCGCAGGCCCTCCTTCCTAGGCGCAGGCCTCCGGCCCGGGACACCGCCCGCAGTTCCCGCTTCGGAAGTGCCCAGCGCGCGGCGCCCGGACTGCTCCGCCCCCCGCAGCCCCTCCGTCCACgcccggctcctcctcctcctcctccttcctgggggTTGGGGAGCCGGCTCCGGAAGCCCtggcgcccccgccccggccgccaCTGGAGCTTTGGAGAGGGCGGTCCGCGCGGGAGCGTGCCTCGCGGGGCCGGAGCTCCCAGCCGCCGCCAGCGCCTCGGAACCCCCGGACCACCCCTGAGCTCCCACCGACCCCTGAGCCACTGCCTGGCTCCGAAGCCCCTGCGCCTCGCCCCAGAGCCCCCCGCCTGCCCCTCCCCGGAGCCTCCCGCGCCCCATCCCGGAGGCCCTCGCCCGCCCTCCCAGAGCCCCCCGTCCCCATAGCCCCCCTCCCCGCACCCCTGCCCCCTGGGGCCCCCCACGCCCCTGCCCCCCGGAGCCCCCGCGCCCCTGCCCCCGAGGCGTGCCGTGGCCATGGCGGCTGTGCGCGGGGCGCCCCTGCTCGGCTGCCTCCTGGCGCTGCTGGCGCTGTGCCCCGGGGGGCGCGCGCAGACGGTGCTGACCGACGACGAGATAGAGGAGTTCCTCGAGGGCTTTCTGTCGGAGCTGGATCCCGAGCCCCGCGAGGACGACGTGGAGGCCCCGCCGCCCCCCGAGCCCACCCCGCGCGTCCGCAAAGCCCAGACGGGGGGCAAGCCGGGGGCGCGTCCAGGGGcggccagagagggagagggtaAGAGCCCGGGGCAGGGGTGGCCCCCCGCCGCGTGATGGGGAGCCTCGGGGCGCCCTGCACCTCAGGTGAGAATGGCGGCCTCGGCGGGGTTTGGCCGCTGTCCAGTCTGCCCAGCGTGAGGAATGGCTCGGTAAGGCACCAGAGAGAGCCCAGATGTCTGGCGGGacactgtgccaggcagaggTCAGGGCTGGCTTGTAGCCCTTCGGGCGTGGAGGCTCGCCCAGCAGGTCTGCTGCCTGGTGGCTTGAGTCGTCCCAGTCCCTCATTCCCAGGGACTAGGCTTGAGTCAGCAGGGGACtttgctgccccctccccaggtctCTGCTGTGAACCACCGCGCTGTCCTAATCGGGCACTCGGCCAGTTTGTGGCACACGCTCACCATGCCCATGCTGCTGCCACGGTCCTAGCCTCAGGCTTTCCCTGGGAGGGGTCCCCAGCACCCTCCAGCCTGGCCTTCTCCAGGACCCCCTGTGGGCAAGACTTTCCCGGAGCAGCCAGGCAGTGGGTAGTCtcaggttattgtgaggattgaatgaggtGATAACATCACCAAAGCATTTAGCCCAGGGCCTCTTACATAAGCACTTGTCAATAAATCTTAGCTGTTTTTTGTGACCTGAGGGTGGCAAGGGTCTTGTTAATCTCTCTCTCCCAGGAGACTCCAAGCCACCATCCATCATTCCTGAGgtcagcagcccctccctctaGATGTTTCCTggctcctccccagctcctgggaaaCAGGTCCTGGGACCCACTAAGGCTCCCCCACACCCAGCTCCCATTCCAGGCTACTGTCCCAACCTCTTGGATGCTGCTGTGGCAGCCCCATTCTCCTGTCTGTCTGCATTTTGTaaatttccttgtgtttctgccTTGTGAGCCGCCCCCCCCACCATTAAATTCTCAACAACATTTGCCCAGGGTCCTGGAGGATTCCCACAGGCAGCCCCATGCCCTGCCCCTGCTTCCTCCCCCAGGCTCTGAGATGTTGGAGCAGCCGCAGCACCTGCCTGTCCCTCTGTCCTCTGTGTGGCCCCAGGACCCCTACTGCTTATGGCTTCCAACCTGCCCCAGACCCCTTACTTCTGGATAGAGGATTGCCCACGATGCCCCTTTTCTCTGAAGCTTTTCTTGCCCCTGCAGGGAGCTTCTGGGAGGCCCCGTGCCCATGCCCTGTACTTTGTGTGGCAGTTCGCAGGGATgagaccccctccccccccgccccggccttAGACTGGGCGCTCCCCCAGGCCTGGGTGGCTTAGTCACCTCTATGCCCCTCCCATCCCCAGCAGAGAACAGTGCTCCCTGTCTGGCCGAGTGGACATGTGGGGAAGGAGGGGATTGTCAGGGGCCCCTGTTGAGGTTTTGGCAGGTGGGAGCTGAGTTACCCAGGCCAAGATGTGGTGGTGACGGCATAGACTCGCAGACAGAAagcctgggttccaatcccagctctgccacgatGGCAAGGCACTTAACCTCTCAGTTTCCCGCCTTAGGAAGCATGGGACTAACAGGAGCCCCTACAGCCCAGGTTGTGGACACCTTGGGGGGCCACATGGGGTGGAGAGTGGGCTCTTTGTTGATTTGAACTAAATCTGCATCTTGGACAGCACCTCCAGAAAAggtcaaagacaaaggaaagaaagggaagaaggacaaAGGCCCCAAGGCCACCAAGCAGCCCCTGGAGGGGTCCCCCAGACCACCCAAGAAGCCCAAGGAGAAGCCACCTAAGGCCACCAAGAAGCCCAAGGAGAAGCCACCCAAGGCCACCAAGAAGCCCAAGGAGAAGCCACCTAAGGCCACCAAGAAGCCCAAGGAGAAGCCACCCAAGGCCACTAAGAAGCCCGTGGCTGGGAAGAGGctgcccaccccaaccccctcAGAAACCCCGTGGTGGCCACTGCCCCGACCCCCCGGCCCCGGGCCCGAGGAGAAGCTGCCCCAGGAGGGAGGTGTGTGCTGGGCTCTTCCAGGGCTGTGGGGCTCTGACCTGCTGGGctgcaggggtgggtgggggtggggggcaggtcCCTGGGCTCCCGCTTTCTGCAGACCCTCAGGGCCCTCTGGACAGGGTGACAGGGTGAACTCTGGGACCTCGTTGTTGTCATGATCGGCAGTCTGTTGGAGCTCCGGCAGTACCACTGCCTCCCCTCAGTAGGGGAGGGCTTGCTGGCCTTGTGGGTGGGGCTGGCTCTCCACTGTCCTGGGATctgtccccaggccccacccaaaggccccctccccgcccccatgTGTCGCTGGGCTCTGAGCCTGCGGGGTGGCCTCCTGCTGGGGCAGCTTTGTGGCTCCCCAGAAAGCCACCCAGCTCTCTGGCCCAGGGAATACCAGCTGGGTGCTGAGGACCAGAGAAGCTCAGGCCTCCTGGGAGCAAGCCGAGGCTTTCGGGGTGTCAGGAAGAGCCAGGTTTTGTGTCAGCTCAACATGCAGCCGGTGGTCAGGGCAGGCTTCCCATCCATCTGTTTCTGGGGTTTGCGTTGCAGGGGGGGCCCTCCCAAGTCCCTGGCAAGGGCCAGGAGGAGAGACCGATGTGGAGCACCAGCCTGGTGAGTGGGCGCCGTCCACCTGGCCTCGGGGGCCACCCGCCCTGGCTTTCCAGGGTGGGCCTTGGGGGGGTGGTCAGTGAGTGTCCATCAACGAGGCAGCCACGAGCGTTTTcccccagagctggaggaggagaccgAGCAGCCCACGCTGGACTACAACGACCAGATAGAGAGGGAGGACTATGAGGACTGTGAGTAGGACCCCCACCGCCCAGATCCCAACCCCTGCCCGGGGGTCCACTGATGGTCCACCCAGaggccccaccctcccagccccgcTGCCTTCTGAGGAGGGGCCTTGGCCCAGCTCAGAGCCCACCCTCCCCCTAGTTGAGTACATCCGGCGCCAGAAGCAGCCCAGGCCGCCCCCCAGCAGGAGGAGGCCTGAGAGGCCCTGGCCTGAGCGCCCTGAGGAGAAGCCGGAGCTGCCCAGGCCAGGGGTCAAggccccagaggaggaggaggagaggatcgGTAGGCTGGGGGCAGACAGGGGAGGGGGCACTGGGCGAGGAGGGCTCTGGCCCACTCTTGCCTCCCACCTCCACAGAGCTGCCTCTGAAGCCGCTGCCACCCCCGCCACTTCCTGACTATGGAGATGGCTACGGGGTCCCCGACTATGACGACAGTGAGTGCCCATTACACCCCAGGATCCGAGGCCAGGCCGACCACCTTGGAACTCCAGCTTGGTGGCCGTTACCtcaccacccctcccacccccactcccctcctGGTTCCTGGCTCCTGACTTGCTCTTCCCTCCAGACTTTTCTTCCCGAGCCCCAGTGagctcctctctgtccctcctgccctccagtcCTACTCACCCCTCTTTCGCCCCACAGGACTCCCACCCCTTCAAGGCAACcgccttcctctccttcctgctccttgGCCCTGTGCCTTCAATTCGCCCTTCCTGGGCCTTGGGCCTTTTCCCTGCCCCCAGGCTCCCCGCCAACTCCTCTAACCCTGGGCCTAGCTCAGCCCTTCAGACCACCCTTTTCCTGGACACAGGTGCCAGTTGTCGCTTGAGGTGTGTGCCCACATCCCACTCCCTGCCCAGCCTCATCCTGAACCTTTCCCCAGGCCAAGCCCccctgctgggccaggctggTGACTTTTCCAGGGTTTTGTTCACTCCACTTGTGCCCAGGCAGCCTCCTCTTCCAGGAGgaccctccctccttctctcagcCTTTCTGGATTCTTCAAGCCTCACCTCGATCCTACTTCCTCGTCGTGTTCTCCCTCCTGCCCAGTCCTGCCCGCTGGGATCCTGTGAACCCAGGACCTCTGGCTCACGGTGTGGGGCCCTGGGAGCAGCTCTGGGCCTTCTCAGTAGGGTTCTCCCTCCCTGCAGTGGACTATTACTTCCGGCCTCCGAGGCCCCAGAAGCCCTACACAGAGCTGGAAACAGATGAAGAGAAGGAGGGGCTGAGTGAGTGAAACCAAGCTGTtcccaccccacctgcccccagTGCAGGCCTGACCCCCATCCCACCTGCCCCCAGTGCAGGCCTGACCCTCACTCTGCCCCCCCTCAGcctaacccccacccccaaatgtcCCCCGAAGCCCAGGGCTAAGCTGACAGGCCCCTTCCACCTTCCTCTCTTCAGAGAAACCCAAAAAGGAGGGCGGCAGCCCCAAGGAGGAGGAGACGGATGACAAATGGACTGTGGAGAAGGGCAAGGACCCCAAAGGTACATGtctgggggctgagggcagggcccaCAGAGCCTGGGTCCCTGTGGGACACCGGCTGCACTTGTGGATGCTCCGGGACCCTCGGCGCCACATCCTCCCTTTGTTGTCCCCCAGGGCCCCGGAAGGGTGAGGAGTTGGAGGAGGAGTGGGCTCCAACAGAGAAAGTCAGTGAGTGAGGGGCCCTGGGGGTGTGGGGATGTCGGGGGCAAGGGGGGGCTGGGGGACCGTGGGGAGCGGGTATGggggttggggtgtgtgtgtggggctgCGGGTGGGTATGGGGACTGGGGGCATGTTTGGGGGCTGGCGGGGTGTATGGGGGCTGGGGCTGTGTATCGGGGGGCCTGGCAGTgtatgtgggggagggggctagAGGTTATGTGGGGGTGTGTGAGGGCAGGGGGGCCATGTGGCCACAGCAGGGTAAGGGTGCTGAGACAAGTGACCCATCCAAGGCCACACATGGGTCCCAAACTGGTATTTCCTGATGGTGCTCCAGGGCTCCAGAACCCTTTCCTGCTCTTAAATTCTTGGGGCCCAGAAGGGAGGGGTCCTGGAGCATATCTGCCCTGGGCCTGACCCAGGAACAGAGCTGGTGGCACAAGGCAGGTGTGCAGCTGGGCCCAATACAGAGGATGCCTGTGACTGGCTGGCCCTGGGGTGGCTGTGCCTGTGATTTCATGTAAGCCCCATGACCCCTTAGAGCCTGGCATCATCAGCCCATTCtccagatggggaagctgaggcacagggaagggaaGCACAGGCTGGGGCGGAGGGGAGTGGGCTCTGGGCCCCTTGGTTCTGGGTTttgtggagggagggatggagccAGTGGGCCACCAGCCTGGGGTGCCGTGTCCCTAGAGTGCCCCCCCATCGGGATGGAGTCGCACCATATCGAGGACAACCAGATCCGGGCCTCCTCCATGCTGCGCCACGGCCTGGGGGCACAGCGTGGCCGGCTCAACATCCAGGTGGGTGTCGGGGACAGGCCCACCTACCAGCTGGGCAGAGAGCTCCTCCACCTTCTCAGCCTCTCCACCACCCGTGACAGGCTGGTGCCACTGAGGACGACTACTATGATGGGGCATGGTGTGCCGAGGATGACGCTCAGACCCAGTGGATTGAGGTGGACACCAGAAGGACCACTAAGTTCACGGGTGTCATCACCCAGGGCCGTGACTCCAGCATCCAGTATGTCAACCAGGCTCACAGGCACTTGGTAGGGGACGGGTGGCTCCAGGCACAGCTGGGTCCCATTAGAGACATTCCCCTGGGCCCTCCAGGGCCCTTTTCCCTGCTCCTGGGCCATGGCTAGTCAGCTCTCCATGTCCAGTTGAGCAAACCACTCCTCCACAGCCGCACAGCAAGCATAGGAACTGCTCCTGACGCCCAGGCCCAGACCACACACCCCTGCTAGCTGAGTTCTTGGGCCCAGAAGAGGGGGCTCAGGCTGCTGGAGGCCTGGGAGTGAGGCAGGGAAATCAGCCTTGCCCTGactgctgtcccctccccagtgACGATTTTGTGACCTCCTTCTTCGTGGGCTTCAGCAATGATAGCCAAACATGGGTGATGTACACCAATGGCTACGAGGAAATGGTAGGCACCCAAGCCCTCAGCTCTGCTCCCATTGTCTGGGCTGCGGGTGGACTCTCGACCAGGGTGGGTTGCTGCTGAGGCCCGCCTCTCCCCAGACCTTCCACGGCAATGTGGACAAGGACACACCTGTGCTGAGTGAGCTCCCGGAGCCAGTGGTGGCCCGCTTCATCCGCATCTACCCACTCACCTGGAACGGCAGCCTGTGCATGCGCCTGGAGGTGCTGGGGTGCCCCGTGTCCCGTGAGTgcagggggctggaggggctCGCAGGGGCGGCTGGGGCAACCTGGGTGGGCTGGCAGGTGGCGGGCTCAGGGCCCTGCCTGCCCATCCTCTGCAGCCGTTCACAGCTACTACACACAGAATGAGGTAGTGACCACTGACAATCTGGATTTCCGGCACCACAGCTACAAGGACATGCGCCAGGTGGGGTCCTGCCCTGGGGCCAGGGGTTGTGTCCAGGGACTGGGGGGGTCATGTCTGGGTGCTGGGGATCCTGTCCAGAGGCGGGGCTCAAGGGTAATGGGAGCCATATGCAGTGCTCCGTGAGCTCTGCTCCCATCCCAGGCAAGCTGAGAGGCCAGCCTTCTCCTCAAGGAGGAGGAACTCCCAAGGCCCCTCCCTCCAGCACTAGGACCTGAGAGGGGCTGGCGTCACTGGCAGGGGCTGCTCCTACCACAGAGAACCTCCCCACAGAGCAGACCCAGGGCATGGGAGAGGCCGTGGTCACGGGGTAGGCTGGCACTTGCTACATCCCGGGCTATATAACTCGTGTACCCTCTGGTGCCCAGCTGATGAAGGTGGTGAACGAAGAGTGCCCCACCATCACCCGCACTTACAGCCTGGGAAAGAGCTCACGCGGGCTCAAGATCTATGCCATGGAAATCTCAGACAACCCTGGAGACCATGAGCTGGGTGAGGGCCCCCACAACCCCTGGAGGCCTGGCCCTCCTCCCACGGATTAGAGACAAGGCCCTGGCACCGCAGCTGGGCCTGTGCCATTGATGTTCCCAGCTCACCACCTTCTGCCTGTCCTTGGACCCCCTCTAGGGGACCCAGTCTGCCTTGCTGGGCCCTACGAGCCTCAGCTGCTTCCCAGCTCCCTGGGTGTAAGGCCAGTTTGGGTCCTTCCACATCTCTCTAGGGCTTTGGGAGGCTGGGTAGTTGCTGAGGCTCCCGCCCTTGCAGGGGAGCCCGAGTTTCGCTACACAGCTGGGATCCATGGCAATGAGGTGCTGGGCcgtgagctgctgctgctgctcatgcAGTACCTGTGCCGTGAATACCGCGACGGGAACCCCCGTGTGCGCAGCCTGGTGCAGGACACGCGCATCCACCTGGTGCCCTCACTGAACCCTGATGGCTACGAAGTGGCAGCGCAGATGGTGAGTTGGGGGGTgttggggccagggcaggggtcaGGCTGGAGGGGGTGGGCCAGGGGAACTGCAGcagcagggggcagggctggggagcggGCCACTGATGCTGACCCTGCTGCCGGCTCCCCCAGGGCTCAGAGTTTGGGAACTGGGCGCTAGGGCTGTGGACCGAGGAGGGCTTTGACATCTATGAAGACTTCCCGGATCTCAACTCTGTGCTCTGGGGAGCTGAGGAGAGGAAATGGGTCCCCTACCGGGTTCCTAACAATAACCTGCCCATCCCTGAACGCTACCTCTCCCCAGATGCCACGGTGAGCCCACAGCCTGGCTAACAGGGCCTGGGGGTGGACTGGGGGTGCCTGAGCCTGGGTGCTGAGACTGAGGGGCTTGGAGAGACAGAGGGGGTGTGAGTACTATGTTGGGGTCTGCGTGGAGGGTGTTGGAAGCTGCAGCATAGACCTCAGCACTGGCCACCCCCAGGTATCCACGGAGGTCCGGGCCATCATTGCCTGGATGGAGAAGAACCCCTTTGTGTTGGGGGCAAACCTGAATGGCGGTGAGCGGCTGGTGTCCTACCCCTACGACATGGCCCGCACACCCAGCCAGGAGCAGCTGCTGGCTGCGGCCATGGCAGCCGCCCGGGGAGAGGACGAGGACGAGGCATCTGAGGTCCAGGAGACCCCAGACCACGCCATCTTCCGCTGGCTGGCCATCTCCTTTGCCTCCGCTCACCTCACCATGACTGAGCCCTACCGGGGAGGGTGCCAAGCACAGGACTACACCAGCGGCATGGGCATCGTCAACGGGGCCAAGTGGAATCCCCGATCTGGGAGTGAGTCAGCCTGGGAGGGGCCATGGTGGGGCGTCTGGTGTGGGGCAGGGATGACCAGGTTCTGTGTCTGCCCTGCCCAGCTATCAATGACTTCAGTTACCTGCACACCAATTGCCTGGAGCTCTCCATCTACCTGGGCTGTGACAAGTTCCCTCACGAGAGTGAGCTGCCTCGAGAGTGGGAGAACAACAAGGAAGCTCTGCTCACCTTCATGGAGCAGGTGGGGGGCAGCTTGGGGGGCTGCATCCGGGAGAGGTTGATGAAGGGTCGGGACGGGGAGCAGGGGAGCAACAGGCCGTGAGGGGTCTCCATGTGGACACCAGCCCTTGCTTCCTTCCGCAGGTTCACCGTGGCATCAAGGGGGTTGTGACAGATGAGCAGGGCATCCCTATTGCCAATGCCACCATCTCCGTGAGTGGCATTAACCACGGTGTGAAGACAGGTACCTGTGTGCACCTTCCTGAGGTGGGGGGCCAAATCTGGGTATGGTCTTGGCAAGGCAGGTCAGGCCTGCCCAGCAGGTCCCTGCTCTCTGGGACCCCATCAGGGAAGGTGTACCCTGGCCAGAGGGAGGGCTGAGGGGGCTGGGGGATCTCAGAGAAGAAGGTTGGGGGATCTGACGGAGGAGGGCTGGGCGATTGAGAGCGGAGGGCTGGGCGATCTCAGAAAggagggctggggcctgggaggcGGGACTCTTGAGCAGCCGAATCTGTCCTCCCTCTGCAGCAAGTGGTGGTGATTACTGGCGCATCCTGAACCCGGGTGAGTACCGCGTGACAGCTCACGCAGAGGGCTACACCCCCAGCGCCAAGACCTGCAACGTGGATTATGACATCGGGGCCACCCAGTGCAACTTCATCCTGGCGCGCTCTAACTGGAAGCGCATCCGGGAGATCTTGGCCATGAACGGGAACCGGCCTATCCCACACATTGACCCATCACGCCCCATGACCCCCCAGCAGCGACGCATGCAGCGCCGCCGGCTGCAGCACCGGCTGCGAATGCGTGAACAGATGCGGCTCCGTCGCCTCAATGCCACTGCAAGCCCAGCCACGTCCCCCACATCGCCCCCAACAtcgccccccaccacccccacactgctccccacccctaccctcgCCCCCTCACCCGCCCCAAGCTCCACCCTGGGGCCCTGGCACTTTATACCCGAGACCACGGCCAACTGGGAGGAGTCAGAGACTGAGACCTACACGGAGGTGGTGACGGAGTTTGGGACAGAGCTGgggcctgaggaggaggaggaggaggagatggtcACGGGCCCGGAGTTCCCCTTCACCACAGCCGAGACCTACACAGTGAACTTCGGGGACTTCTGAGAACAGGTCTCCCAACGCTGAGCACGCGCCAGTTGTCATGTCACCTCGGCCAGCTCAGCAGCCATCAGCACACGGAAGGCCCCCTGGTGTGGGCCGGGCCAGGAGGGGGCATGAATGTGACCAAGCCCTCTGAGCCTGGGTCTGCGTCAGGCTTCTGCTCCGCCTGCTGGCCCCGTAGAGGACAGGCTGCTGCAGGGCTGGGGTAGGGGCAGGCCGAGCGAGCCCAAGAGGCAGACTTCTCGACACTTGCCCAGGCCACACCAATAAACCAAGCTCACGGCACATGTGTGGCTGACCGCTCGCCCTTCTGACCAGCTcggggaaaggggaggaggaaggagccttACATGCACTGTGGGCTCTCTCACAGGAGGGCCCTGGCCCAGCACCAGGTCGCCCAGAAGCTCAACACTGGTAAATGGTCGGGCTTTATTTACAAAGCAAAAGCTGCTACAGTGCTGATGTTGCAGGGAATGAATGGCCAGGGGCCTCTCTGGACAGGGCTCCTGTGTGAGTCAGGGGCCCAGACCCAGGCCTCCCAGGTCCTCGTCCTCTGCCCCGAAGCCTGAGAAGCTGATGGGCTGGCAGGCCAGGCTGCGCAGGTTTACGAGGCAGGCAGTCTGTGTGGTGCTGAAGTCTGGGACGGCCACCAGCAGCACCGTCTGGTCCTCGGGGCCTGCAAAGAAGCCATGTGGGAACCCACCTTAGGTCCTGGGTGAGCCCTTCTCGAAGGGAAGTCACCAGAAGTAAACAGAAGTCCCCCATCAGCACTATGGGAGTGCTGACCAGAGGAGCTCCTTTGGACTGGAAATAAGAAGGGCTAAGGAGATCACCAAGGTCAAAGGCTAAAGCCACACTGACCAGAGGTGAGCTCTGGCACCAATAGGTGTGGACAATTTCAGTCAGCCGGTCACCAGGAAGAGCCTGGGCCGTCTACCCCCAGGGCCGGGGGAACTGGAGTgtagtttttcttctctgtgagccttATCCCCAGTTGAGGGAGTGCCTTGTGATAGCCCAGGCCTTGGCCCCCAGAAGGCAAAACTTACCTCGGATGATTTTGGAGCCAAAGCTGGGGGTGTTGCCACAGAAGTAGACGTGAGGGCACTCGGGAAAGACAAACGGGTCAGTCTTGTAGAAAGGGTAGCAGCCTGGAGAAGACAGGCCTCAGCTGAGAGCGGGCTTCTCACCTCACACTACGGACACAGGGGGGCTGTCTTGTAGAGGACGGGGAGCGCCACCCCTGCTCgcttgctctgtctctgtctctcttaatGCTGGTAGCAGCCTCGCCAAATGTGACAACAAAAACGCCTCTGGACATTGCCACGTGATCCCAGGGGCAGGTTAGTGTACCCTGCTGCCTTCGCCCTTCTGGGTGGCCACTGGGGCAGGGCGCAGTGGTCTCACCAGCCCAGGCTCCCAAAATGCTCCCATGGCCTTCAGCTCTGAGCAGGGCCATGGCCACAGACAATACAGAGGTAAGGTCCCAAAGCAGCTTCCAGAACAGTGTCAAGCTTTCAGGCTCTTCCTCAGACAGGTCACAGCAAAGCTGCTGAGTGCACATCCATGCTGGGAACCCTCAGCACCAAGGGACCGTCAGGCCTTCCCTGGTCCTTCGGTTCCACCCCATGTGGCTGAGTCCCATTACCTAGGGTGTCAGGGGCTGTGGGGCTGATGTGACGGACTCGCAGGGTCCACTCCAGGATCTCCAAGTGATCCTCCATGCCGCTGTACCGGAAAATGTCACTCACGTTCTGTCCTGATGTCCCCAGGAATCTGCAAGGCGAGGCGAGGCTGATCCCCACCCTGGGAGCTGCCATCTGCACCCCTCCCACGGCGGCCGGCCCAGAGCCCACCTGATGCTCTCATGGGGTGTGTCCCAAGTTAACCTTGACAAAGAGCCCAGTTCTACATGGGCCCTTTGCAGCCCTGAACCCAACCTTCCCCTCCT contains the following coding sequences:
- the AEBP1 gene encoding adipocyte enhancer-binding protein 1 encodes the protein MAAVRGAPLLGCLLALLALCPGGRAQTVLTDDEIEEFLEGFLSELDPEPREDDVEAPPPPEPTPRVRKAQTGGKPGARPGAAREGEAPPEKVKDKGKKGKKDKGPKATKQPLEGSPRPPKKPKEKPPKATKKPKEKPPKATKKPKEKPPKATKKPKEKPPKATKKPVAGKRLPTPTPSETPWWPLPRPPGPGPEEKLPQEGGGALPSPWQGPGGETDVEHQPELEEETEQPTLDYNDQIEREDYEDFEYIRRQKQPRPPPSRRRPERPWPERPEEKPELPRPGVKAPEEEEERIELPLKPLPPPPLPDYGDGYGVPDYDDMDYYFRPPRPQKPYTELETDEEKEGLKKPKKEGGSPKEEETDDKWTVEKGKDPKGPRKGEELEEEWAPTEKVKCPPIGMESHHIEDNQIRASSMLRHGLGAQRGRLNIQAGATEDDYYDGAWCAEDDAQTQWIEVDTRRTTKFTGVITQGRDSSIHDDFVTSFFVGFSNDSQTWVMYTNGYEEMTFHGNVDKDTPVLSELPEPVVARFIRIYPLTWNGSLCMRLEVLGCPVSPVHSYYTQNEVVTTDNLDFRHHSYKDMRQLMKVVNEECPTITRTYSLGKSSRGLKIYAMEISDNPGDHELGEPEFRYTAGIHGNEVLGRELLLLLMQYLCREYRDGNPRVRSLVQDTRIHLVPSLNPDGYEVAAQMGSEFGNWALGLWTEEGFDIYEDFPDLNSVLWGAEERKWVPYRVPNNNLPIPERYLSPDATVSTEVRAIIAWMEKNPFVLGANLNGGERLVSYPYDMARTPSQEQLLAAAMAAARGEDEDEASEVQETPDHAIFRWLAISFASAHLTMTEPYRGGCQAQDYTSGMGIVNGAKWNPRSGTINDFSYLHTNCLELSIYLGCDKFPHESELPREWENNKEALLTFMEQVHRGIKGVVTDEQGIPIANATISVSGINHGVKTASGGDYWRILNPGEYRVTAHAEGYTPSAKTCNVDYDIGATQCNFILARSNWKRIREILAMNGNRPIPHIDPSRPMTPQQRRMQRRRLQHRLRMREQMRLRRLNATASPATSPTSPPTSPPTTPTLLPTPTLAPSPAPSSTLGPWHFIPETTANWEESETETYTEVVTEFGTELGPEEEEEEEMVTGPEFPFTTAETYTVNFGDF